From the genome of Prevotella herbatica, one region includes:
- a CDS encoding YebC/PmpR family DNA-binding transcriptional regulator — protein sequence MGRAFEYRKATKMKRWGHMARTFTKLGKQIAIAVKAGGPEPENNPTLRALIANCKRENMPKDNVDRAIKNAMGKDQSDYKDVTYEGYGPHGIAVFVDTLTDNTTRTVADVRSIFNKFNGNLGTQGSLSFLFDHKCVFTFKKKDGIDMDELILDLIDYGVEDEYDEDEEAGEVTIYGSPTSFSDIQKHLEADGFEVTGAEFTRIPNDLKAVTPEERATIEKMVDKLEEFEDVQTVYTNMMPEEDTEE from the coding sequence GGAAGAGCATTTGAATATCGTAAAGCTACGAAGATGAAAAGATGGGGTCACATGGCCCGTACATTCACAAAATTGGGTAAGCAGATTGCTATTGCAGTAAAAGCTGGTGGTCCTGAACCTGAGAACAATCCAACACTTCGTGCTCTCATTGCAAACTGCAAACGTGAGAACATGCCTAAGGACAACGTCGATCGCGCAATCAAGAATGCGATGGGCAAGGACCAAAGTGATTATAAGGATGTTACTTATGAGGGATATGGCCCTCACGGAATAGCTGTGTTTGTTGATACTCTTACAGACAATACTACACGTACTGTAGCCGATGTTCGTTCTATATTCAATAAGTTTAACGGAAACCTTGGTACACAGGGTAGTCTTTCTTTCCTTTTCGATCACAAATGTGTATTCACATTCAAGAAGAAGGATGGTATTGACATGGATGAACTTATCCTAGACCTTATTGATTATGGAGTAGAAGATGAATATGATGAAGACGAGGAAGCTGGCGAGGTAACTATTTATGGTTCTCCAACAAGTTTCAGTGACATTCAGAAGCATCTTGAGGCAGACGGTTTCGAGGTTACAGGTGCAGAATTTACTCGTATTCCTAACGATTTGAAGGCGGTAACTCCTGAAGAGCGTGCAACTATTGAAAAGATGGTTGATAAATTGGAAGAGTTTGAGGATGTACAGACTGTATATACCAACATGATGCCGGAAGAAGATACAGAAGAGTAA
- a CDS encoding TIGR03905 family TSCPD domain-containing protein, with protein MSRHISYKPKGVCSRMINIDVDDNNIITNLEFVGGCDGNTHGIMALVKGMKVDDVKSRLKGIACGTKATSCPDQLAIALDKLEKGE; from the coding sequence ATGTCTCGTCATATTTCATATAAGCCAAAGGGTGTATGCTCTCGCATGATAAATATTGATGTTGATGACAACAATATAATCACAAATCTGGAATTTGTGGGTGGTTGCGATGGCAATACGCACGGAATTATGGCATTGGTCAAGGGAATGAAAGTTGATGATGTTAAATCAAGATTAAAGGGAATTGCTTGTGGAACAAAAGCTACAAGTTGCCCTGATCAACTTGCAATAGCTCTTGATAAACTAGAAAAGGGAGAATAA